The Zeugodacus cucurbitae isolate PBARC_wt_2022May chromosome 4, idZeuCucr1.2, whole genome shotgun sequence genome includes the window TGAATGTTAATAATTACTTAACACTTTTTCGCTGTTTGTCTATTGTAGCTACTTTCCGCAAACCCAATGAAGCAACGCGTTTGAATTTAAGCAATTTTGGACGATATGTGGCTGAATGTCTGCCCAAATATGTGCAGAAAGTGCAACTAACAGCTGGTGATGAACTTGAGGTTTTAATTGCACCTGAGGGTGTTGTGCCTGTTCTGCAGTTTCTTAAGGACAATCATTTAGCGCAATTCAGTAATTTAGTGGATATTGCCGGTATGGATGTACCAAGCAGACAGTATCGCTTCGAAGTCATCTATAATCTCTTATCGCTACGTTTTAATTCACGCATACGCGTTAAGACCTATACTGATGAATTGACTCCATTGGACTCGTGCAACGAAGTCTTCAAGGCAGCAAATTGGTATGAACGTGAAATTTGGGATATGTATGGTGTGTTCTTTGCAAATCATCCCGATTTGCGACGCATATTAACTGATTACGGATTTGAGGGACATCCACAACGTCGTGATTTCCCATTATCCGGCTATGTCGAGGTATTTTTCTATATgattcaacaatttttatatacttcaatccatatttttgtaatttagttgCGTTACGATGATGAGAAGAAACGTGTTGTCTGTGAACCACTGGAATTGGCGCAGGAATTCAGAAAGTTCGATTTGTCAGCACCATGGGAGCAGTTCCCAAATTTCCGTAATGCTAATCCACCAGCAGAGACTGTAGAAACCAAACAGGAGATTCCTAAAAAATAAACGATACGTTTAAAATGTGGCATAGTTCATAATTTGTTGCGATTTACAGTTTAAACGTAATCCATATATAATATAGCAAATATATCGCTTCAaagaaaaacgtttttttaattaataaatgggGTTGATTGAcagttatatataattaatatccaATGCCATCgttaaatgttttcaaaactcGTTGGATAATGTTTTTGCCTTTACAACATTAgaacaatttcaaattattaaattgttttttcttttatttatatctgaaactattaagttttttttttaaattaatggcCATGGCAACTCTGCTCGTAGTGTATCTCATATTAACAGGTTCTCAACCCACACAGATACTTAACGTATTTTATATATGCTTATGTGCGTGCACCGGCAATGATGAACTCtttattttcaatcaaaaaaaaTCCGAAGAGTAAACGGGAAGACCGGGCAAAAACTAATACTACTCTATTCCTAGGTGTTACATTCTTCATTTCGATAATATTTGACTGAATTGCTATCTAGACAAACACACAGCATGAACCAATAACTATAGCTgtgtatagattaattttacaGAGGCATTGTATTGTGTTTTCTCTGTTAATACTAAATGGACGTTCTCTCaataatatatacgtatattatttatttgtattattagaATGACTGTTTGACCATTGATGATCAAATGTTCAAAGCgaattttgattaaataataCTGTTGCAgtaacaaaaagtgaaaatgctAAAAACTGCATAAAACGGAGTCGACAACAAAACGTAAAACTATAATAGTAACATTTGTGATAAAAGATATTGTGCAAAAACCTCTAAACTACTTACATTGTTGTTTCCTgctaaaatgtatatacatttgtagaaGGAAATAAATAACACAACTACTACTTATActatattagaaaatatatttattgttaattgaaaattgtacGGAAATTACCATGGAAGCCATTTCCAACTACTTTGAGAAGGGTCTAGTGCTGGTGATTGCCGATTTGCTTAGCCTGATAACAGTGTCGTCTTGTTTGATTATTAAGGTGCCACAAATCAATACAATACGAGCAAACAAGTCATCGCaaggtaaataaaaaaaatactattttcgacaaaaaattatgaaaatataccgCATcacatttattcattcatattttaGTTGGGTTGATTAAAaagttatttgtaaatattttaaaactgacAAAATTgacatacaaatattcaaatgtaaTACAGTTAACTCAccttaattcaaaaaaaattcgagtgagagagactttgagttatggaaaataatttttaagaaattttacttctattgccaattcaagagttcgagttatggaagttcaactgtaattgtATGTTTCTGACCTATTAGCATAACtaataactttatattttttttttaacaaatcctAACTTGTCAATTAGTTCATACCTGATTTTTTAAATCTGaatgaataaatttcataattttgtaaaatgtttgaaaccACTGTTAATCTGAATTATCGGCTGctgattttaaaattacatatataaaaatatattaattacagTTAAAGTTAAACGTTTTTATTGTTAAATGTatagcaaaataaatacagatttatatatgtacgtgtatatagtatattgaaaataattcatcatattttcaatactaaactaatgtttgtattttattttttgttttatttcaaggTATTAGCGTTCTTGGTCTCTGCCTCGAACTCTTCAGCTATACCGTGATGTTGTCTTACAACTACAGCCGGGGTTATGACTTTCTATCGTATATGGAGTACCCCATACTATTGCTACAAGAATACGCGCTTATCTACTATACCTTTCTTTATCAAAATTTATTGGGCGTGCGAACACAAATAGTGGCGGTGTTTTATGCTGTCGTGGCaacattgatttattttaaattgttccCAATATTGATACTTACGTTTCTTGTGGTAAGATTAAGTTTAATAGAGATTAGATAATAAGCCTTTAGATTAATACAAATTACAATAATCTTTTGTGACTCATTATAAGGCATACCAAATTGCCTTATTaccttttatatatacattattttgagtttaacgtaaagtaattttatttaaaaaaatttattttgattttttttaaatcaaatttattgttCCTtgcataatttcttaaaaacttaaaattagttTAGCCTACTTTGGGGCGCTCTGCGATTTTGTTTTGagtacaaacattttttattagaatttatcatcatttatgtttattaatttacaatatttgtgtatttgcaGCCATTTTGTACACCAATCGGTGCTACAAGTAAAGTTTTACAATTAATCGCAATTCTACGCACAAAGGATGCTAGTTCTGTCAGCCGCACTACATGGGCTCTATCAGCCTTCACCAATTTGAGTAAGTAATCATGTATAGtacagaataaaaataaattatgtaattcTTGTTATGAAACAttcttttttccattttttaaaccaACCATTTAGCTCGGATCTACACCGTTTACGTGCAATCAAGTGACATAATGTTACTAAGTAACTTTTTCATATCTACTTTCTTAAGTGGGTCAGTATTTGTTGCTGCTTGCATTTAcaagaaaaaaggaaaatctGAGTAAGGAATGCGACAGGATTAATTGCATCTTTGTGTATATGCTTGGCATATCCAAAAACTGCAACTTTGCCTGCACTTGTGTGAAACGGAATAATTTTCACATGTGAATAAAAAAAGAGAGAACagctcaaatttatatttaaaattaaaataaatcaataaagtgtgtgttaactatttttaatgaacgttaaaaatcattttaattacttttgaaaatatttactaacaTAATTGACAAGTCTTTACTGTATATCCTTTAGCTGAGTTGGAGCACATATCttgcatatttttgttattttttcgcaattaaatatttcatatatgtacaactATTATAtcttaagttatttattttcgtaaatataaaatgtgcttattattaaaaaactacAATTTGCTTATTAACTATCTGCATAGAAAGCTACTGCAATAGCTAAAACTATTGCGATTATAATACCGCCATAAATGCTCAATGATTTCCAATTAATCTCGCTGTTTGTTTTTTCCACAACGACTTTACGTTCTTTGTATTTACGTTTGTTAAATCGCTTCTCGAATTGTTCGACTTCAGCGCGATTTTTCGCCTCTTCTTGTTGACGCAGCTTTTCTTCTTCCCGTTTTACTTGTTCTGCCAATTTGATACGTGTCTCAACACAAAACTCATCACAAGGAATGGATTTTTGTCCAGCGCGGTGTTTATCGCAAGCCACTTCTACTTTCAAACGTTTGCATTCACAAAATATACGTACTTTTTTACGACACAACTCCGGATTTGGGCACTTGCCTGCATGGCATGGTGTATGACAGCGATGACCGCAGGAAAACTGAAACATATCGGTTTATATGAATATGGGTAttagtaaaatttcaaattcgtaTATTTACCGTTTTGAGGCAGCGGTTTCCGCAGCTCTTTAAGCGTTCTTGTATTAAAGCGATTTCCTCTTTGGTGCCTTCTTCTCTGAAATATTCTGAACATTTGTATATTAATTGTGTTATGCCACAATAACATTTGGTTTTGATCATTTTGTCACATGGATTGCATGGCGGAGCATGGCAAGGCCGTGGACAAGCATGCTCACAACCCGGTGGACGGGGTATATTGCAACCCTCTTGGCAGCGGGCGCAGCCGAGTTGCTCCTGattaagaaaaatagaaaaccaTTTTAATTCgagtttaataaatttacaaattaagaaaatttttgaatgctTTAAAACTTCACACCTTCATATCGTTCAAATCGGGTACCGAATGGCATATCAGATCACATTTATGGTTACCGCAACGTAATTCCCGTTTACATTTGCGTTGACAGGATGTCGGTTTGGAATTCCAACAAGGCCATTCAGCTATTTCATGTCCACCAATACAAGTAACCTTAACCAATTGTTCACACGGGGGATGTGGCAGTTTTTTGAATTCAAACTAATTacaagaatatataattaaatatacttgtaaatatttaataaaagtttcCAATTATATACCTGCTTGCTTTGATGCCAAATATTTGCAGCTCCATTAAGTTGATTTTGTTTGAAGACTTTAGCAGCGGCATGGCATTTAGCTTCGCAAATATGCTGACACCCAGTGGTATCATTTATCTGTCCGCATTTTTGTTGACACGGTGGACATTCATTTTTGTGACAGCGATGTATGATTGGATGGTGACATTTAGAAGGAATTCTGAAAAACTATTACTGTAGCAAAACTTTTagacaattataaaatatatttacaaaccgGCATAATTCCATACACATGACGCGTGCTGTACGTTCACGACCACAAGGGACACGTTTTGATGTTTTACCACATCGGCAATTGACTTGTGATTGTTGATTACAAGGATAACAGGGTCCTTCATGACACACCGACTGGCACTTGTGCTTTTGACAAGTAAGCGGTTTTCCACATATCTTATCACATTGTTGACAGCTGCTGCCATCACAACACTTCACAAATAAtcgtaataattattattaataatggtTATTAACATTAATTTACCTT containing:
- the LOC105211095 gene encoding NADH dehydrogenase [ubiquinone] iron-sulfur protein 3, mitochondrial, coding for MAAIIRRLGCRAISNFAAINVAAPKAVGAIRYSSATPAPPAEDKPTFRKPNEATRLNLSNFGRYVAECLPKYVQKVQLTAGDELEVLIAPEGVVPVLQFLKDNHLAQFSNLVDIAGMDVPSRQYRFEVIYNLLSLRFNSRIRVKTYTDELTPLDSCNEVFKAANWYEREIWDMYGVFFANHPDLRRILTDYGFEGHPQRRDFPLSGYVELRYDDEKKRVVCEPLELAQEFRKFDLSAPWEQFPNFRNANPPAETVETKQEIPKK
- the LOC105211097 gene encoding solute carrier family 66 member 3, translating into MEAISNYFEKGLVLVIADLLSLITVSSCLIIKVPQINTIRANKSSQGISVLGLCLELFSYTVMLSYNYSRGYDFLSYMEYPILLLQEYALIYYTFLYQNLLGVRTQIVAVFYAVVATLIYFKLFPILILTFLVPFCTPIGATSKVLQLIAILRTKDASSVSRTTWALSAFTNLTRIYTVYVQSSDIMLLSNFFISTFLSGSVFVAACIYKKKGKSE